The DNA sequence GTCAAGATTCGTTCAGATAGTTCCAGGACATTTTCCCCTCTTGAACCGGTCCTCAGCAGTATCGCCAGTATTTCTTTGGTGGACAGGTTTTCCGGACCATGCTGATGAAGACGTTCCCTTGGCTTTAAATCTTCAGGCAAGTCCTTTAGCCGGCGGTAATTCATCCCTTTTCCCTCATGCTTCAAGGTTCTTTTATTTTTTAGGGGAAATCCCCTTATCCCCAAGCTTTCGCACCAGAAGCTCCATCGGCAGTCCGACCACATTCGACCAGGAACCGCTGACTGCTGTCACAAACCCGGCAGCTCCGCCCTGAATCCCGTAAGCGGCTGCTTTATCCATCGGTTCCCCTGTCGCAATATAATCCTTGATTTCCTGAACCTTCAGCTCCCGAAAAGACACAGTTGTAATCTCAACAGCAGTCTCCACGCTGATCTGCTGACGAGCCTTGTCCATTGCGGCTAACGCAATCGCGGTCATCACCCGGTGGGTTTTTCCGCTTAAGTTAAGAAGCATTCGTTCCGCTTCCTCCTCGTCAGCAGGCTTTCCGAGCACAATATGGTCCAGCACCACAATGGTATCGGCGCCTAAAATCAAATCATCAGCCGAACCGCTTAAATCAAGCCACGCTTCAAATCCGGAAAGCGCCTTGCGTCTAGCAAGATCCTGTACGCCTATCTCGGGCCAAACACCGGGCGGAAGAGCTTCGTCGACCGGAGCGCTGACAAGTCTGAAGTCATATCCCCATTCCTCCAGAAGCTCACGCCTCCTCGGCGAAGCCGAAGCCAAAATCAACATCATTTTGTCACATCCTAAGCATCTTACTATTCTTCAAATCATCAACGTAAGCTATGATAATGCTTACAAACTTGTGGCACGCAGACCTGCCCAAGAAGATCAAGTAATCATACGGGTCTTACGGAAGAATAATATTAACAAGCCGGGTTATCGTCCCCCGGCTGTTAAGTCTTCTATCAGTCTAGCACTATTCCCTTTTTTTGACAAGTCCAGCGTGTATTGACACTTTTACGACAAAAATGTAAAAGTCTATGCCTTGCCCTGAGAGCTCAAGATAACCAGATAGAGCGCATCAAGCAGCGCTTTAGCACTGGCCTTAATAATATTGCTGGATACCCCGATCGTTCCCCAGGTATTGACGCCATGCTTTGTTTCAACCACAACCCGGACAACTGAACCTGTGCCCCGGGAACCGTCAAGAACCCTAACTTTATAGTCCGTCAGCTCACTCTCTTCAATAGCCGGGAAAAAGGCACCCAAAGTGCTTCTGAGAGCTTGGTCAAGCGCATGAACCGGCCCGTCTCCCTCGGCTGCAATATGAACCTGCTTGTCTCCGACCTGCACTTTCACAACCGCTACAGAGTCAAGCTCACCGCGCAGCGGATCACTCCAAACGTGATAATCTTCAAGTGTAAACGGCTGTTCGTATTTGCCGAGGATCTCCAGTAATAGCAGATCCAGGCTTCCCTCTGCCGTCTCATACTGGAATCCTTCGTTTTCGGCTTTCTTAATTCTTTCCATCGCCAGTTCCACGAGCGGATCATCTTTTTCAATCTCAGGTTTGAACCGGCGCATTTTCAAACACAAATTTGCTTTTCCGGATTGATCGGAGATCAGAACCCGGCGTTCATTCCCGACCGAAGCAGGGTCAATGTGCTCAAAGGTTTTGTTATTCTTCATGACCGCATCGACATGCATACCCGCTTTATGAGCAAAAGCGCTTCTGCCCACAAACGGCTGTTTCTCATCAAACGGATAATTGGCGAGTTCCGCCACATACCTGCTTAAATAAGAAATATTGTGCAGAACCTCAGGTTCAAGCAGTTGATAGCCTAATTTCAGCTGCAACCAGGGTATCAGCGTGCTTAAATTCGCATTGCCGCAGCGTTCCCCGAAGCCGTTCCAGGTTCCCTGGATCTGATTCACTCCTGCCTCAACAGCCGCCAGCGTATTTACGACAGCCAGCCCTCCATCATTATGAGTATGAATACCAAGTATGGCAGGGGAAAGCTCCTGCCTGACGATCTGCACCCCGTTCGTGATCTCCCTGGTATAGGTACCGCCATTCGTGTCGCAGAGGACAAGTCCTTTCGCTCCACCAAGCATGGCGGCTTCCAGACAGCTTAACGCAGACGCAGGGTCGTCCTGCCAACCGTCAAAATAGTGTTCTGCATCAAAGAAGACTTCCTTGCCGGCTTTCACAAGATATTCAACAGATTCTCTGATGATTCTTAAGTTTTCGTGTGGGCTTGTTCTTAAGACCGTTTCAACATGAAGTTTCCATGTCTTCCCAAAAATCGTCAGGGTATTCGCTCCTGAAGCAATCAGTCCGTTCAATGAATCACTTTTTTCCGGAGATTCGCCGACCCTGCAGGTGCTGCCGAATGCAACGACCCTCGTCCGCAAACGCCAGTCCTGATTTTCGGCAGAATTCGCCCAGGAGGACATCGTACGGTAAAACTCATCATCTTTGGGATTCGCACCCGGCCAGCCGGCTTCCACATAGTCGATGCCGGCTTCAATCATTTTCTGCATATAGAAAAGTTTATCTTTGGCTGAGAAGTGGACGCCTTCTCCCTGAGCTCCGTCCCTCAGCGTCGTGTCGTAAATTGAAATACGCTTGTCTGCCATTCTCTTCCCTCCCAAAAGCTCTCTGTGCATCTGAAAAATTGCTTAAAAATGTTTAATAACTTATTTTACCTGTAAATACAAAATTAATAAAGCCTTAATCCATTTTAGAACAGAAAAAGAAGGCATCCAGCGTTAGCGTATCTGGAATACCTTCCTTCATATACAAATG is a window from the Dehalobacter sp. DCA genome containing:
- a CDS encoding Maf family protein yields the protein MMLILASASPRRRELLEEWGYDFRLVSAPVDEALPPGVWPEIGVQDLARRKALSGFEAWLDLSGSADDLILGADTIVVLDHIVLGKPADEEEAERMLLNLSGKTHRVMTAIALAAMDKARQQISVETAVEITTVSFRELKVQEIKDYIATGEPMDKAAAYGIQGGAAGFVTAVSGSWSNVVGLPMELLVRKLGDKGISPKK
- the cimA gene encoding citramalate synthase; this encodes MADKRISIYDTTLRDGAQGEGVHFSAKDKLFYMQKMIEAGIDYVEAGWPGANPKDDEFYRTMSSWANSAENQDWRLRTRVVAFGSTCRVGESPEKSDSLNGLIASGANTLTIFGKTWKLHVETVLRTSPHENLRIIRESVEYLVKAGKEVFFDAEHYFDGWQDDPASALSCLEAAMLGGAKGLVLCDTNGGTYTREITNGVQIVRQELSPAILGIHTHNDGGLAVVNTLAAVEAGVNQIQGTWNGFGERCGNANLSTLIPWLQLKLGYQLLEPEVLHNISYLSRYVAELANYPFDEKQPFVGRSAFAHKAGMHVDAVMKNNKTFEHIDPASVGNERRVLISDQSGKANLCLKMRRFKPEIEKDDPLVELAMERIKKAENEGFQYETAEGSLDLLLLEILGKYEQPFTLEDYHVWSDPLRGELDSVAVVKVQVGDKQVHIAAEGDGPVHALDQALRSTLGAFFPAIEESELTDYKVRVLDGSRGTGSVVRVVVETKHGVNTWGTIGVSSNIIKASAKALLDALYLVILSSQGKA